A part of Tessaracoccus timonensis genomic DNA contains:
- the cbiQ gene encoding cobalt ECF transporter T component CbiQ: protein MATLALDDAAWASPWRRHRVGEKVLWSGALVVTALAVPSIWATVAAGVVALALVLGPARIPASMVVTAMAVPFGFICVGAISVLCSVGRDPVDAYWSLGLLSVGPESVSMAWRLFLHAICGTLAVMLLALTTPMSDLLNWMERHRVPGPLVDIASLTYRMLFILLDTATSLLDAQHRRCGRVTLHSAGAVTGTLLLRAWDRAQRLEQGLTARGMEEGLRTTALPRQRSWAMLGGCALTVAGIWILGVWLPWR, encoded by the coding sequence GTGGCCACACTGGCGCTCGATGACGCCGCTTGGGCAAGCCCCTGGCGGCGTCATCGCGTAGGTGAGAAGGTGTTGTGGAGCGGGGCCCTCGTCGTGACCGCGCTCGCGGTGCCTTCAATCTGGGCCACCGTCGCAGCAGGGGTGGTGGCGCTCGCGCTCGTCCTAGGGCCGGCGCGCATCCCCGCATCCATGGTGGTGACCGCGATGGCGGTGCCCTTCGGTTTCATCTGTGTGGGAGCCATCTCAGTGCTGTGCTCGGTAGGGCGAGACCCTGTCGACGCCTACTGGAGCCTAGGGCTGCTCTCCGTCGGACCCGAATCGGTCAGCATGGCGTGGCGACTATTCCTGCACGCCATATGCGGCACGCTTGCGGTGATGCTGCTAGCGCTCACCACGCCGATGTCTGATCTGCTTAACTGGATGGAGCGTCACCGGGTTCCAGGCCCCCTGGTGGACATCGCCTCGCTTACGTACCGAATGCTGTTCATCCTGCTCGACACCGCCACGTCGCTGCTCGACGCCCAGCATCGACGCTGCGGGCGCGTGACGTTGCACAGCGCCGGGGCAGTGACCGGCACCTTGCTGCTGCGCGCGTGGGATCGTGCCCAGCGGCTGGAGCAGGGCCTCACCGCACGAGGCATGGAGGAAGGGCTGCGCACCACGGCGCTGCCAAGGCAACGCAGTTGGGCGATGCTGGGCGGATGCGCGCTGACCGTCGCCGGCATCTGGATACTGGGAGTGTGGTTGCCGTGGCGATGA
- a CDS encoding energy-coupling factor ABC transporter substrate-binding protein, whose protein sequence is MSERRFPWVNVICALGIVVLFAVSFSLGGKTVQEGEEGFVGTDSVVVDIMDEQGAKPWFQPIFEPGSGELESGLFALQAAVGAGIVGFAFGNLRGRKAARDEDGAVGEPRTIDAD, encoded by the coding sequence ATGTCTGAGCGTCGTTTCCCTTGGGTGAATGTGATCTGCGCGTTGGGCATCGTTGTGCTCTTCGCGGTGTCGTTCAGCCTCGGCGGCAAGACTGTGCAGGAGGGCGAGGAAGGCTTCGTCGGCACGGACTCCGTCGTGGTGGACATCATGGACGAACAAGGCGCTAAGCCCTGGTTCCAACCCATCTTCGAGCCTGGCTCCGGCGAACTGGAGTCGGGATTGTTCGCGCTCCAGGCAGCGGTGGGTGCGGGCATCGTCGGGTTTGCGTTCGGCAACCTGCGCGGACGCAAAGCGGCTCGCGACGAAGATGGCGCCGTCGGCGAGCCACGCACGATAGACGCCGACTGA
- a CDS encoding energy-coupling factor ABC transporter permease: protein MHIAEGYLPVAHAVGWSVAAAPFIIHGATAVIKETRKNPENKLLLAAAAGFTFVLSAIKLPSVSGSSSHPTGTGLGAVLFKPPVMAFLGTIVLLFQALLLAHGGLTTLGANVFSMAVVGPWVGYGAWVLVRKLGGSKDIGIFFAMALADLSTYCVTSLQLALAYPDPTSGLGGAAAKFLSVFAITQIPLAIMEGLLGVIVLRFLTRVAKSDLVRLHVLRAEPKEPVHV from the coding sequence ATGCACATCGCAGAGGGCTACCTGCCGGTGGCCCACGCCGTCGGATGGAGTGTGGCAGCGGCGCCCTTCATCATCCATGGAGCTACGGCAGTCATCAAAGAAACCCGCAAGAACCCCGAAAACAAACTGCTCTTGGCCGCCGCCGCAGGATTCACCTTCGTGCTGTCGGCCATCAAGCTGCCCAGCGTATCGGGTAGCTCTTCGCACCCGACGGGCACAGGTCTAGGTGCGGTATTGTTTAAACCGCCCGTGATGGCCTTCCTCGGCACCATCGTCCTACTGTTCCAAGCGCTGCTGCTGGCCCACGGCGGCCTCACCACGCTCGGCGCGAACGTCTTCTCGATGGCCGTTGTCGGCCCCTGGGTTGGCTACGGGGCGTGGGTGCTCGTGCGGAAGCTGGGCGGCTCGAAGGACATCGGCATCTTCTTCGCCATGGCCCTCGCAGACCTCAGCACCTACTGCGTGACGTCGCTGCAGCTGGCGCTCGCCTACCCCGACCCGACGAGCGGGCTCGGCGGTGCTGCCGCGAAGTTCCTCAGCGTGTTCGCCATCACCCAGATCCCGCTCGCCATCATGGAGGGCCTCCTGGGCGTGATCGTGTTGCGCTTCCTGACGCGCGTCGCCAAGTCTGACCTCGTCCGTCTCCACGTACTGCGTGCCGAACCGAAGGAGCCCGTCCATGTCTGA
- a CDS encoding precorrin-8X methylmutase, with the protein MQYDYLKLGSDIYRRSFEIIREEANLERFPADVEPAVVRMVHAAADPAIADMVAFTPDVASRTLAALESGATILCDSSMVATGIIRSRLPEGAQVVCHIKDPRLVQLAEEQGTTKTAAAVDLWQHDGLLDGGIVVIGNAPTALFRTLEVCHATGARPAAIVGIPVGFVGAAESKQALVDDTLGLEYLTVLGRRGGSAMAVAAVNAMASAAETTNDR; encoded by the coding sequence GTGCAGTACGACTATCTGAAGCTCGGTTCCGACATCTACCGGCGCTCATTCGAGATCATCCGTGAAGAGGCGAACCTCGAACGTTTCCCCGCCGACGTGGAGCCCGCCGTCGTGCGAATGGTGCACGCTGCGGCAGATCCAGCCATCGCCGACATGGTGGCGTTCACCCCCGACGTCGCCTCGCGCACGCTGGCCGCGTTGGAGTCCGGCGCGACCATCCTGTGTGACTCGTCGATGGTGGCCACCGGCATCATCCGCTCACGGCTGCCTGAAGGCGCGCAGGTGGTGTGCCACATCAAAGACCCGCGCCTGGTGCAGCTCGCGGAGGAGCAGGGCACGACGAAAACTGCGGCCGCGGTGGATTTGTGGCAGCACGATGGGCTGCTCGACGGCGGCATCGTCGTGATCGGCAACGCCCCCACCGCGCTCTTCCGCACGCTGGAGGTGTGCCACGCCACCGGCGCACGCCCAGCCGCGATCGTCGGCATCCCCGTCGGGTTTGTGGGTGCGGCGGAATCCAAGCAGGCGCTGGTCGATGACACCCTTGGCCTGGAGTACCTCACGGTGTTGGGCCGCCGCGGCGGCTCGGCGATGGCTGTGGCTGCCGTGAACGCCATGGCCAGCGCAGCCGAAACCACGAATGACCGCTGA
- a CDS encoding cobalt-precorrin-5B (C(1))-methyltransferase: MTADEQARLAAEGRDALRPRGRAAQLEHSELRPGWTTGACACAAATAAFEALLTGDFPDPVEITLPGGRTPAFALTQSRLSDGEAMAAITKDAGDDPDVTHGVVVRATVRRTSDGAGVSFVGGAGVGTVTLPGLPLEVGEPAINPMPRKYITDNLASVAHRHDVSADVEVIISIDDGERVAKRTWNARIGVLGGLSVLGTTGVVVPYSCSAWIASIHRGIDVACARGAQHAAACTGSTSERVAEELYPGIELLDMGDFAGAVLKYLRKHPLPRLTIVGGVAKLSKLAAGYLDLHSHRTQIQPAHLVQLVASADASEALQAQIAEVCTVAHAVQLADEEGINLPHLIAVSARNEALEVLKGSPVEVEIVVVNRAGDILARVG, encoded by the coding sequence ATGACCGCTGACGAACAGGCTCGATTGGCCGCGGAGGGGCGCGACGCGCTGCGTCCCCGCGGGCGTGCCGCACAGCTGGAGCATTCCGAGCTCCGCCCCGGCTGGACGACGGGCGCGTGTGCGTGCGCGGCCGCCACGGCGGCCTTCGAAGCTCTGCTGACCGGCGACTTCCCCGACCCCGTCGAGATCACCTTGCCCGGCGGGCGCACACCAGCGTTTGCGCTCACCCAGAGCCGGTTGAGCGACGGCGAGGCGATGGCGGCTATCACGAAGGATGCCGGCGACGACCCTGACGTCACCCACGGCGTGGTGGTACGTGCCACGGTGCGGCGCACGTCGGACGGTGCAGGCGTGAGCTTCGTGGGGGGCGCGGGCGTCGGCACCGTGACGCTGCCTGGATTGCCTCTCGAGGTGGGCGAGCCGGCCATCAACCCCATGCCCCGGAAATACATCACCGACAACCTCGCATCCGTGGCGCATCGCCACGACGTGAGCGCCGACGTTGAGGTAATCATCAGCATCGACGACGGCGAACGCGTCGCCAAGCGCACCTGGAACGCCCGCATCGGGGTGCTGGGCGGGCTCAGCGTGCTCGGCACGACGGGCGTGGTGGTGCCCTATTCCTGTTCGGCATGGATCGCCTCCATCCACCGCGGCATCGACGTCGCCTGCGCCAGGGGCGCGCAACACGCCGCGGCCTGCACAGGCTCCACGTCGGAGCGAGTGGCCGAGGAGCTGTACCCCGGCATCGAGCTGCTCGACATGGGAGATTTCGCCGGCGCCGTGCTGAAGTACTTGCGCAAGCATCCCCTGCCGCGCCTCACCATCGTCGGGGGCGTGGCGAAGCTATCGAAGCTGGCGGCGGGTTATCTGGATTTGCACTCTCACCGCACGCAAATTCAGCCCGCCCACTTGGTGCAGCTGGTTGCTAGCGCTGACGCCAGTGAGGCGCTGCAGGCTCAGATCGCGGAGGTGTGCACCGTCGCGCACGCCGTGCAGCTCGCCGACGAGGAGGGCATCAATCTGCCCCACCTCATCGCAGTATCTGCCCGCAATGAAGCCCTCGAGGTGCTCAAGGGCTCCCCCGTCGAGGTAGAGATTGTGGTGGTGAACCGAGCGGGCGACATCCTCGCCCGCGTCGGTTGA
- a CDS encoding CbiX/SirB N-terminal domain-containing protein, whose translation MKIADVTGDVPLIIAAHGSRDADGVEACRALVDRVRSMLPGRRVTLGFVELAEPTIAEAVREALDGREITGDTDAVVVPLMLATGGHVRQDIPEAFDEGRGDADVRYAQPLLPSPLLLDALLQRMREAMGTWRAKDTVGVLVGRGNLVTEANAEHYRLTRTVMEEGELADVEPAFVQVSRPSIPEALHKALAAGATQIVVGQHFLFPGKLRTWTFDQVQAWAEQHPEVEVRVAEVIGDCDELAQLVVDRYAEQLDAEGVDDGAPGYLSSLSLAGRDVLVVGGGAVAARRIPALLAVGAKVRVVAPNVGIKVGRLAASNAIVWEQRAVRADDVADAWYVLAASNDPAVNQMVAEEAERRHTFCVRADKSLEGSAATPATASAGGLTVAVVGDRNPRRSVSVRDALLKALQG comes from the coding sequence ATGAAGATCGCTGACGTGACCGGCGACGTGCCGCTCATTATCGCCGCCCATGGCAGCCGTGATGCCGACGGCGTTGAGGCCTGCCGCGCCCTGGTGGATCGGGTGCGATCCATGCTGCCTGGGCGACGCGTGACCCTCGGGTTCGTAGAACTCGCGGAACCCACCATCGCTGAGGCGGTGCGCGAAGCGCTCGACGGGCGCGAGATCACCGGCGACACCGACGCCGTCGTCGTACCCCTCATGCTCGCCACCGGCGGGCACGTGCGGCAAGACATCCCGGAGGCCTTCGACGAGGGGCGCGGCGACGCTGATGTGCGCTACGCGCAGCCGCTGCTGCCCAGCCCGCTGCTGCTCGACGCGTTGCTGCAGCGAATGCGCGAAGCGATGGGCACCTGGCGTGCCAAGGACACGGTGGGGGTGCTCGTCGGGCGAGGCAACCTGGTGACCGAAGCCAACGCCGAGCACTACCGCCTAACCCGCACCGTCATGGAGGAAGGCGAGCTCGCCGATGTGGAGCCAGCCTTCGTGCAGGTGTCGCGCCCGTCCATTCCCGAGGCGCTGCACAAGGCGTTGGCCGCAGGGGCGACGCAGATCGTCGTCGGGCAGCATTTCCTGTTCCCCGGCAAGCTGCGCACGTGGACCTTCGACCAAGTGCAGGCGTGGGCCGAGCAGCACCCCGAGGTGGAGGTGCGCGTCGCCGAAGTTATTGGAGACTGCGACGAGCTCGCCCAGCTCGTGGTGGATCGTTACGCGGAGCAGCTGGACGCCGAAGGCGTGGATGACGGGGCGCCCGGCTACCTATCGAGCCTCTCCCTCGCGGGCCGCGACGTGCTCGTCGTTGGCGGCGGAGCCGTGGCAGCAAGGCGCATTCCCGCGCTGCTCGCCGTCGGCGCCAAGGTGCGAGTGGTGGCACCCAACGTGGGCATCAAGGTTGGCAGGCTCGCGGCGAGCAACGCGATCGTCTGGGAGCAGCGCGCCGTTCGTGCCGACGATGTGGCCGACGCCTGGTACGTGCTGGCGGCCAGCAACGACCCTGCGGTCAACCAGATGGTGGCGGAAGAAGCCGAGCGTCGGCACACGTTCTGCGTGCGCGCGGATAAGTCTCTGGAAGGATCCGCCGCCACCCCGGCGACCGCGTCTGCGGGCGGGCTCACCGTCGCAGTCGTAGGCGACCGTAACCCCCGACGCTCCGTCAGCGTGCGCGACGCGCTGCTCAAAGCACTGCAAGGCTGA
- the cobJ gene encoding precorrin-3B C(17)-methyltransferase: protein MITVYGHLGTPSDELRRATAHADVVVGGTRHLDELDVPEPKRIALGALTPAVERIRELPEDTDVVVIASGDPLWFGVVRKLRSFGLRPRVVTAASSVAEAFARVGLPWDDAITVSAHGRPVDAAISAARRFAKVAVMTDPREPLSALTEPLADLDRTYVLAERLGESDERVRVLDGPTLGNLDDVRHPNVVLVLEHHPDADWDDEAVVSTQPRPAAAPSVAHERVGDDGWEGLRIGQVTGSDAARHNAERIEQALGVETVRFDGAATQGLVEAFNSCDMVISHLALGATTRILAPMLASKKTDPGVVVVDQGGHFAVPLVGGHVGGANRLAEEVATALGGQAVVTTATDSLGIPALDTLGWAHSGDVAAVTGAMLDGQPIRLVRDALWPLPPLPPNVSEELPEGTQPAGEIVVTDRDEQALESPTVPRVVLHPKSLVVGMGCNKAAPDAEVHGLFEQTLADAGLSPHSVTALTSIDVKAHEGALVRLAKKLGVPFVTYEAAELRDRDVPTPSTVVADEVGTPSVSEASVLARGASIVVPKQKNTEATCAIGRLPARGELRVVGLGPGSRDLLTPMARHAIETASVVVGYIPYVRQIKDLISPHAEVAATKMGTEAQRTALAIERARAGHAVAFVSSGDPSIYAMASPTLETGTEGIDVRVIPGVTAELAASALLGAPLGHDHVTISLSDLHTSWEDIERRLEAAAEGDFVVTLYNPRSRKRTRHLPRALEILGAKRPATTPVMAVYEAYRKKQRIRWGTFETFDPEWVDMHTIVIVGSSSTKVVPTGDGEEAIVTPRDYQWMGKIQGGNC from the coding sequence ATGATTACTGTGTATGGACACCTCGGCACACCCAGCGACGAGCTTCGTCGCGCCACCGCTCACGCCGACGTCGTAGTGGGCGGCACCAGGCATCTCGATGAGCTCGACGTGCCAGAGCCCAAACGTATCGCGCTCGGCGCGCTCACTCCGGCGGTAGAACGCATCCGCGAGCTGCCGGAGGACACCGACGTGGTGGTGATCGCTTCGGGCGACCCGCTGTGGTTCGGCGTGGTGCGCAAGCTTCGCTCCTTCGGGCTTCGCCCCCGCGTGGTGACGGCAGCCTCGTCGGTAGCGGAGGCCTTTGCGCGCGTCGGACTGCCCTGGGATGACGCCATCACCGTGTCTGCGCACGGCCGGCCCGTCGACGCGGCCATCAGCGCAGCTCGCCGCTTCGCGAAGGTGGCGGTGATGACCGACCCGCGCGAGCCGCTCTCCGCGCTCACCGAACCCCTCGCCGATCTCGACCGCACCTATGTGCTCGCTGAGCGGCTGGGGGAGAGCGACGAGCGCGTGCGCGTGCTCGACGGCCCCACCCTGGGAAATCTCGACGATGTCCGTCACCCGAACGTTGTGCTCGTGTTGGAGCACCATCCCGATGCAGATTGGGACGACGAAGCCGTGGTGAGCACCCAGCCCCGCCCCGCGGCGGCACCGAGCGTCGCTCACGAGCGCGTGGGTGACGACGGCTGGGAGGGCCTGCGTATCGGCCAGGTGACGGGCTCGGATGCCGCCCGCCACAACGCGGAACGTATCGAGCAGGCGCTGGGTGTAGAGACCGTGCGCTTCGACGGCGCCGCCACCCAGGGCCTCGTCGAGGCCTTCAACTCCTGTGACATGGTGATCTCCCACCTGGCGCTCGGCGCTACCACCCGCATCCTCGCGCCCATGCTGGCGTCGAAGAAGACCGATCCGGGCGTCGTCGTGGTCGATCAGGGCGGCCATTTCGCGGTGCCCCTGGTAGGCGGGCACGTGGGCGGCGCGAACCGTCTGGCAGAAGAGGTAGCGACGGCACTCGGCGGCCAGGCGGTGGTCACCACCGCCACAGATTCACTGGGCATCCCCGCGCTCGACACGCTCGGCTGGGCGCACAGCGGCGACGTGGCTGCCGTCACCGGAGCCATGCTCGACGGGCAACCCATCCGGTTGGTGCGTGACGCGCTCTGGCCGCTGCCGCCGCTGCCCCCGAACGTGTCGGAGGAGCTACCGGAAGGCACGCAGCCGGCGGGGGAAATCGTCGTGACGGATCGCGACGAGCAGGCCTTGGAATCACCGACGGTGCCGCGCGTGGTGCTGCACCCCAAGTCGCTGGTGGTGGGTATGGGCTGCAACAAGGCGGCTCCCGACGCTGAGGTACACGGCCTGTTCGAGCAGACCCTCGCCGACGCTGGCCTCTCGCCGCACAGTGTCACCGCACTCACCAGCATCGACGTGAAAGCCCACGAAGGTGCCCTCGTCCGGCTGGCGAAGAAACTGGGCGTGCCGTTCGTCACCTACGAGGCGGCGGAGCTTCGCGATCGCGACGTGCCAACGCCGTCGACGGTGGTCGCCGACGAGGTGGGCACCCCCAGCGTCAGCGAGGCGTCCGTGCTGGCGCGTGGCGCGTCGATCGTCGTGCCGAAGCAGAAGAACACGGAAGCCACCTGCGCGATCGGGCGTCTGCCCGCGCGCGGCGAGCTGCGCGTCGTGGGCCTCGGTCCTGGCTCGCGTGATCTCCTCACGCCCATGGCGCGACACGCCATCGAGACCGCATCGGTGGTGGTGGGGTACATCCCGTATGTGCGTCAGATCAAGGACCTCATCTCGCCGCACGCCGAGGTGGCTGCCACGAAGATGGGCACCGAGGCGCAGCGCACCGCGCTGGCCATTGAACGCGCCAGGGCCGGGCACGCGGTGGCGTTCGTGTCGTCGGGTGACCCGTCCATCTACGCCATGGCATCGCCCACCCTGGAGACGGGCACCGAGGGCATCGACGTGCGCGTCATCCCCGGCGTCACAGCGGAGCTCGCCGCGTCGGCGTTGCTGGGCGCGCCCCTCGGGCACGACCACGTCACCATCTCGCTGTCCGATCTGCACACCTCGTGGGAAGACATCGAGCGACGGCTGGAGGCCGCCGCGGAGGGCGACTTCGTGGTGACGCTGTACAACCCGAGATCGCGCAAACGTACCCGCCACCTGCCTCGCGCGCTCGAGATTCTGGGTGCGAAACGCCCGGCGACAACGCCCGTGATGGCGGTGTACGAGGCGTACCGCAAGAAGCAGCGCATCCGGTGGGGCACGTTCGAGACGTTCGACCCGGAGTGGGTGGACATGCACACCATCGTGATTGTCGGCTCATCCAGCACGAAGGTGGTTCCCACAGGCGATGGTGAAGAGGCCATCGTGACGCCGCGCGACTATCAGTGGATGGGCAAAATACAAGGAGGTAACTGCTGA
- the cobM gene encoding precorrin-4 C(11)-methyltransferase yields MSGLRLDPSEGLVVFVGAGPGADDLITLRGARIIAEADIIIWASSLVHPGIVAGHKEGAEVIDSASIPLEDLVPLYTRARDEGLLVARVHTGDPDIYGATQEQRDLCAQIGIATETVPGISAFSAAAARMDAEITLPEVAQSLILTRLEGGRTPMPDGETVRSFAAHGTTMALYLSAARNKQLQEELLAGGYAPDTPCVIGYRVTWPDEQMWRCELKDLSATMKANKLWKHTVVLVGPALSTTRAAKRSHLYHPGFRHEYRAADSEAKHALRAEGATTYNLEEDRR; encoded by the coding sequence GTGAGCGGACTACGCCTTGACCCATCCGAGGGGCTCGTGGTGTTCGTGGGCGCGGGGCCGGGCGCCGACGACCTCATCACCCTGCGCGGCGCCCGCATCATCGCGGAAGCGGACATCATCATCTGGGCCTCCTCTCTCGTGCACCCGGGCATCGTCGCCGGCCACAAGGAAGGCGCGGAAGTGATCGACTCCGCGTCGATTCCGTTGGAAGACCTTGTGCCGCTCTACACCCGAGCCCGCGACGAGGGGCTGCTCGTCGCGCGCGTCCACACCGGCGACCCGGACATCTACGGAGCCACCCAAGAACAGCGCGACCTCTGCGCCCAGATCGGCATCGCCACCGAAACCGTGCCCGGCATCTCGGCGTTCAGTGCCGCGGCCGCGCGGATGGACGCGGAAATCACCCTCCCCGAGGTGGCCCAGTCGCTCATCCTCACCCGGTTGGAGGGCGGCAGAACCCCCATGCCAGACGGCGAAACTGTGCGCTCTTTCGCGGCTCACGGCACGACGATGGCGCTCTACCTCTCCGCGGCGCGCAACAAACAGCTGCAAGAAGAGCTGCTCGCCGGCGGCTACGCGCCGGACACCCCCTGCGTCATTGGCTACCGGGTCACGTGGCCCGACGAGCAGATGTGGCGCTGTGAACTCAAGGATTTGTCGGCGACGATGAAAGCCAACAAGCTCTGGAAACACACCGTCGTGCTCGTGGGGCCGGCGCTGTCGACCACGCGCGCCGCGAAACGTTCCCACCTGTATCACCCAGGCTTTCGGCACGAGTATCGCGCCGCCGATAGCGAGGCGAAACATGCCCTTCGCGCCGAGGGCGCAACCACCTACAACCTGGAGGAAGACCGTCGATGA
- the cobI gene encoding precorrin-2 C(20)-methyltransferase — translation MESVDTPTLAGVGVGPGDPALITLRALQVLDAADAILVPATEAREGSVGRAESIVVEHLPHKAEQIHRVPFSMAQRRGVDERRSNAWETSAAVALEAFAGGAQLVALATVGDPSVFSTFSYLCDVVRRQREVSVEVVPGITAMQAIAARSRTPLAEGQEILALVPATVGEEALRQVCEVADTVTIYKGGRQLAALKDALAEQGRLDGTLIGTDVGLPDERITRLAELDESKAPYFSTVLAPASRTKTGGRL, via the coding sequence GTGGAATCTGTAGATACGCCTACGCTCGCTGGAGTAGGAGTGGGGCCGGGAGATCCGGCGCTCATCACGCTGCGCGCGTTGCAGGTGCTCGACGCCGCCGACGCCATTCTCGTTCCCGCCACGGAGGCGCGCGAGGGCAGCGTGGGCAGGGCCGAGAGCATCGTCGTCGAACACCTTCCCCACAAGGCCGAACAGATCCATCGCGTGCCGTTTTCGATGGCGCAGCGCCGTGGCGTGGACGAGCGCAGATCCAACGCGTGGGAAACCTCCGCAGCCGTTGCGCTCGAGGCGTTCGCCGGCGGCGCCCAGCTCGTCGCGCTCGCCACGGTGGGGGACCCGTCGGTGTTTTCGACGTTCTCGTACCTGTGCGACGTGGTACGCCGCCAGCGCGAGGTGAGCGTGGAAGTGGTGCCGGGCATCACGGCCATGCAGGCCATCGCCGCCCGCAGCCGCACTCCGCTGGCGGAGGGGCAAGAAATCCTCGCGCTGGTGCCCGCCACCGTGGGCGAGGAGGCGCTGCGCCAAGTGTGCGAGGTGGCAGACACCGTCACCATCTACAAGGGCGGACGCCAACTCGCCGCGCTGAAGGATGCGCTCGCTGAGCAGGGCCGACTGGATGGCACCCTCATCGGCACCGATGTCGGCCTCCCCGATGAGCGCATCACCCGCCTGGCCGAGCTCGACGAGAGCAAGGCCCCCTATTTCTCGACGGTGCTCGCGCCGGCATCGCGCACGAAGACAGGAGGACGACTGTGA
- a CDS encoding cobyric acid synthase yields MAGILVAGTSSDAGKSLVVTGLCRALRRRGIDVAPYKAQNMSNNSMVCADGAEIGRAQYLQALAAEVEPSSAMNPVLLKPGTDRRSFIVVRGQPGGVLESGQYATGRRALAGAAWEAYDELAAHHEFVVCEGAGSPAEINLRDGDYVNMGLARRFGLPVVLVGDIDRGGVLASIFGTWGLLDDDDRSLLAGYVINKFRGDDTILAPGLAELTRRTGLPHLGTLPWLPGVWLDGEDTLAVGRWRAEASRDGSLRVAVVRLPRISNATDVDALAQEPGVEVLVTTDPRAVLSADLAVLPGSRSTLSDLAWLRAEGIADAIEQRAEQGLPVLGICGGFQMLGHAIRDGVEAGETGDGLGLLPVDTQFHDEKVLARTSSAWRGHHVDGYEIHHGICAPRPGAESFLDGVHEGSCWGTMMHGSLESDEFRRAFLGEVAARTGSPWAPDPTAPGMAGRREQMIDTLADACEEHLDIDALLRVGRLIYDN; encoded by the coding sequence ATGGCTGGGATTTTGGTGGCAGGCACCTCCTCGGATGCTGGTAAGTCGCTCGTCGTGACGGGACTATGCCGTGCGCTGAGGCGTCGCGGTATCGACGTCGCGCCGTACAAAGCCCAGAACATGAGTAACAACTCGATGGTCTGCGCCGACGGAGCGGAGATCGGGCGGGCGCAGTACCTGCAGGCGCTGGCCGCAGAGGTGGAGCCGTCGTCGGCGATGAACCCCGTGCTGCTGAAGCCGGGCACCGACCGTCGCAGTTTTATCGTGGTGCGCGGCCAACCCGGCGGGGTGCTGGAGTCCGGGCAGTACGCCACCGGCAGGCGAGCGCTCGCGGGCGCCGCGTGGGAGGCTTACGACGAGCTCGCCGCGCACCACGAGTTCGTGGTGTGCGAGGGCGCGGGAAGCCCCGCCGAGATCAACCTTCGTGACGGAGACTACGTGAACATGGGGTTGGCTAGGCGCTTTGGCTTGCCCGTGGTGTTGGTGGGGGACATCGATCGCGGCGGCGTGCTCGCGTCGATCTTCGGCACCTGGGGGCTCCTCGACGACGACGACCGCAGCCTGCTCGCCGGATACGTCATCAACAAGTTTCGCGGCGACGACACCATCCTCGCGCCCGGCCTTGCCGAGCTCACCCGGCGCACCGGGCTGCCACACCTGGGCACGCTGCCGTGGCTGCCGGGGGTATGGCTCGATGGGGAGGACACCCTCGCCGTCGGCCGATGGCGCGCCGAAGCATCGCGCGACGGCAGCCTGCGCGTCGCCGTCGTGCGCCTGCCGCGTATCTCGAACGCCACCGACGTTGATGCGCTTGCGCAAGAACCCGGGGTGGAAGTGCTCGTCACCACCGACCCCCGCGCGGTGCTGAGCGCAGATCTGGCGGTGCTGCCCGGCTCCCGCTCCACGCTCTCCGACCTAGCTTGGCTTCGCGCGGAAGGTATCGCCGACGCTATCGAGCAGCGCGCCGAGCAGGGCCTGCCGGTGCTGGGCATCTGCGGCGGGTTCCAGATGCTCGGCCACGCCATCCGCGACGGCGTGGAAGCAGGGGAGACAGGCGACGGCCTCGGCCTGCTGCCGGTGGACACACAGTTCCACGACGAGAAAGTGCTCGCCCGCACTTCGTCGGCGTGGCGGGGACACCACGTTGATGGCTACGAGATTCACCACGGCATCTGCGCGCCGCGTCCGGGCGCGGAATCCTTCCTTGACGGCGTGCACGAGGGCTCCTGCTGGGGCACGATGATGCACGGCTCGCTCGAATCCGACGAGTTCCGCCGCGCATTCCTTGGCGAGGTGGCCGCGCGCACGGGGTCGCCCTGGGCGCCCGACCCCACCGCGCCCGGCATGGCCGGGCGGCGCGAGCAGATGATCGACACGCTCGCCGACGCCTGCGAGGAACACCTCGACATCGATGCCCTGCTGCGTGTGGGTAGACTCATCTACGACAACTGA